The Rissa tridactyla isolate bRisTri1 chromosome 16, bRisTri1.patW.cur.20221130, whole genome shotgun sequence genome includes a window with the following:
- the KLHL17 gene encoding kelch-like protein 17 isoform X1 has product MEGGMQLLNRDGHSISHNSKRHYHDAFVCMNRMRQRGLLCDIVLHVGTKEIKAHKVVLASCSPYFHAMFTNEMSESRQTHVTLHDIDPQALEQLVQYAYTAEIVVGEGNVQTLLPAASLLQLNGVRDACCKFLLSQLDPSNCLGIRGFADTHSCSDLLKSAHKYVLQHFVEVSKTEEFMLLPLKQVLDLISSDSLNVPSEEEVYRAVLSWVKHDVDSRRQHVPRLMKCVRLPLLSRDFLMSNVDTELLVRHHSECKDLLIEALKYHLMPEQRGVLSNSRTRPRRCEGASTVLFAVGGGSLFAIHGDCEAYDTRTDRWHMVASMSTRRARVGVAAIGNKLYAVGGYDGTSDLATVESYDPVTNSWQPEVSMGTRRSCLGVAALHGLLYAAGGYDGASCLNSAERYDPLTGTWTSIAAMSTRRRYVRVATLEGNLYAVGGYDSSSHLATVEKYEPQINTWTPIANMLSRRSSAGVAVLEGMLYVAGGNDGTSCLNSVERYNPKTNTWESVAPMNIRRSTHDLVAMDGWLYAVGGNDGSSSLNSIEKYNPRTNKWVAASCMFTRRSSVGVAVLELLNFPPPSSPTLSVSSTSL; this is encoded by the exons ATGGAAGGAGGCATGCAGCTCCTCAACCGCGATGGCCACAGCATCTCCCACAACTCCAAGCGGCACTACCACGATGCCTTCGTGTGCATGAACCGCATGCGACAGCGTGGGCTGCTCTGCGACATTGTGCTCCATGTGGGCACCAAGGAGATCAAGGCCCACAAGGTGGTGCTGGCGTCCTGCAGCCCGTACTTCCACGCCATGTTCACAA ATGAGATGAGTGAGAGCCGCCAGACCCACGTGACGCTGCATGACATTGACCCCCAAGCCCTGGAGCAGCTGGTGCAGTACGCTTACACGGCTGAGATCGTGGTGGGCGAGGGGAACGTGCAG ACACTTCTTCCTGCTGCCAGCCTGCTTCAGCTCAATGGTGTGCGGGATGCTTGCTGCAAGTTCCTCCTCAGCCAGCTCGACCCATCCAACTGCCTGGGGATCCGGGGTTTTGCTGACACGCACTCCTGCAGTGACCTCCTCAAGTCTGCGCACAAGTATGTCCTCCAACACTTCGTGGAGGTGTCCAAGACCGAGGAGTTCATGTTGCTGCCTCTTAAACAG GTGCTGGACCTCATTTCTAGTGACAGCCTCAACGTGCCATCGGAGGAGGAGGTGTACCGGGCTGTGCTCAGCTGGGTCAAACATGATGTGGACAGCAGAAGACAGCATGTCCCCAGG CTCATGAAGTGCGTGCGGCTGCCGCTGCTGAGCCGGGACTTCCTCATGAGCAACgtggacacggagctgctggtgCGGCACCACTCGGAGTGCAAGGACCTGCTGATCGAAGCCCTCAAGTACCACCTCATGCCGGAGCAGAGAGGGGTCCTCAGCAACAGCAGGACGAGGCCGCGGCGCTGTGAGGGGGCCAGCACTGTCCTCTTTGCTGTGG GTGGGGGGAGCCTGTTCGCCATCCATGGGGACTGCGAGGCCTATGACACGCGGACGGACCGGTGGCACATGGTGGCCTCCATGTCGACTCGCAGGGCCAGAGTGGGCGTCGCTGCCATTGGGAACAAGCTGTACGCCGTGGGCGG CTATGATGGGACCTCTGATTTGGCCACAGTGGAATCCTACGATCCTGTCACCAATTCCTGGCAACCTGAGGTCTCCatgggcaccaggaggagctgcctgGGTGTAGCAGCGCTTCACGGGCTTCTCTATGCTGCTGGGGGGTACGACGGGGCCTCATGCCTGAACAG cgcAGAGCGGTACGACCCTCTGACAGGCACCTGGACATCCATCGCTGCCATGAGCACCAGGAGACGCTACGTCCGGGTGGCAACGCTAG AAGGCAACCTGTATGCCGTTGGGGGATATGACAGCTCATCGCACTTAGCCACAGTAGAAAAGTATGAGCCCCAG ATCAACACCTGGACGCCCATTGCCAACATGCTGAGCCGCCGGAGCAGCGCAGGAGTGGCCGTGCTGGAGGGGATGCTCTACGTGGCTGGCGGCAATGATGGGACCAGCTGCCTTAACTCTGTTGAGCGCtacaaccccaaaaccaacacatGGGAGAGCGTGGCGCCCATGAACATCCGTAG GAGCACCCACGACCTGGTGGCCATGGATGGGTGGCTGTACGCAGTGGGGGGCAACGATGGGAGCTCCAGCCTGAACTCCATCGAGAAGTACAACCCCCGTACCAACAAGTGGGTAGCAGCCTCCTGCATGTTCACACGCCGGAGCAGCGTGGGGGTGGCTGTGCTGGAACTCCTCAACTTCCCGCCCCCCTCCTCGCCCACCCTGTCGGTGTCTTCGACGAGCCTTTGA
- the KLHL17 gene encoding kelch-like protein 17 isoform X3: MEGGMQLLNRDGHSISHNSKRHYHDAFVCMNRMRQRGLLCDIVLHVGTKEIKAHKVVLASCSPYFHAMFTNEMSESRQTHVTLHDIDPQALEQLVQYAYTAEIVVGEGNVQTLLPAASLLQLNGVRDACCKFLLSQLDPSNCLGIRGFADTHSCSDLLKSAHKYVLQHFVEVSKTEEFMLLPLKQVLDLISSDSLNVPSEEEVYRAVLSWVKHDVDSRRQHVPRLMKCVRLPLLSRDFLMSNVDTELLVRHHSECKDLLIEALKYHLMPEQRGVLSNSRTRPRRCEGASTVLFAVGGGSLFAIHGDCEAYDTRTDRWHMVASMSTRRARVGVAAIGNKLYAVGGYDGTSDLATVESYDPVTNSWQPEVSMGTRRSCLGVAALHGLLYAAGGYDGASCLNSAERYDPLTGTWTSIAAMSTRRRYVRVATLEGNLYAVGGYDSSSHLATVEKYEPQQSVVATVDQKVCPHEPVQRRPAFLLGDLSHHA, from the exons ATGGAAGGAGGCATGCAGCTCCTCAACCGCGATGGCCACAGCATCTCCCACAACTCCAAGCGGCACTACCACGATGCCTTCGTGTGCATGAACCGCATGCGACAGCGTGGGCTGCTCTGCGACATTGTGCTCCATGTGGGCACCAAGGAGATCAAGGCCCACAAGGTGGTGCTGGCGTCCTGCAGCCCGTACTTCCACGCCATGTTCACAA ATGAGATGAGTGAGAGCCGCCAGACCCACGTGACGCTGCATGACATTGACCCCCAAGCCCTGGAGCAGCTGGTGCAGTACGCTTACACGGCTGAGATCGTGGTGGGCGAGGGGAACGTGCAG ACACTTCTTCCTGCTGCCAGCCTGCTTCAGCTCAATGGTGTGCGGGATGCTTGCTGCAAGTTCCTCCTCAGCCAGCTCGACCCATCCAACTGCCTGGGGATCCGGGGTTTTGCTGACACGCACTCCTGCAGTGACCTCCTCAAGTCTGCGCACAAGTATGTCCTCCAACACTTCGTGGAGGTGTCCAAGACCGAGGAGTTCATGTTGCTGCCTCTTAAACAG GTGCTGGACCTCATTTCTAGTGACAGCCTCAACGTGCCATCGGAGGAGGAGGTGTACCGGGCTGTGCTCAGCTGGGTCAAACATGATGTGGACAGCAGAAGACAGCATGTCCCCAGG CTCATGAAGTGCGTGCGGCTGCCGCTGCTGAGCCGGGACTTCCTCATGAGCAACgtggacacggagctgctggtgCGGCACCACTCGGAGTGCAAGGACCTGCTGATCGAAGCCCTCAAGTACCACCTCATGCCGGAGCAGAGAGGGGTCCTCAGCAACAGCAGGACGAGGCCGCGGCGCTGTGAGGGGGCCAGCACTGTCCTCTTTGCTGTGG GTGGGGGGAGCCTGTTCGCCATCCATGGGGACTGCGAGGCCTATGACACGCGGACGGACCGGTGGCACATGGTGGCCTCCATGTCGACTCGCAGGGCCAGAGTGGGCGTCGCTGCCATTGGGAACAAGCTGTACGCCGTGGGCGG CTATGATGGGACCTCTGATTTGGCCACAGTGGAATCCTACGATCCTGTCACCAATTCCTGGCAACCTGAGGTCTCCatgggcaccaggaggagctgcctgGGTGTAGCAGCGCTTCACGGGCTTCTCTATGCTGCTGGGGGGTACGACGGGGCCTCATGCCTGAACAG cgcAGAGCGGTACGACCCTCTGACAGGCACCTGGACATCCATCGCTGCCATGAGCACCAGGAGACGCTACGTCCGGGTGGCAACGCTAG AAGGCAACCTGTATGCCGTTGGGGGATATGACAGCTCATCGCACTTAGCCACAGTAGAAAAGTATGAGCCCCAG CAAAGTGTTGTAGCAACAGTGGACCAGAAGGTGTGCCCACACGAGCCTGTGCAGCGCAGACCTGCCTTCCTCCTTGGAGACTTAAGCCACCATGCGTGA
- the KLHL17 gene encoding kelch-like protein 17 isoform X2 gives MTLTPKPWSSWCSTLTRLRSWWARGTCSLLQLNGVRDACCKFLLSQLDPSNCLGIRGFADTHSCSDLLKSAHKYVLQHFVEVSKTEEFMLLPLKQVLDLISSDSLNVPSEEEVYRAVLSWVKHDVDSRRQHVPRLMKCVRLPLLSRDFLMSNVDTELLVRHHSECKDLLIEALKYHLMPEQRGVLSNSRTRPRRCEGASTVLFAVGGGSLFAIHGDCEAYDTRTDRWHMVASMSTRRARVGVAAIGNKLYAVGGYDGTSDLATVESYDPVTNSWQPEVSMGTRRSCLGVAALHGLLYAAGGYDGASCLNSAERYDPLTGTWTSIAAMSTRRRYVRVATLEGNLYAVGGYDSSSHLATVEKYEPQINTWTPIANMLSRRSSAGVAVLEGMLYVAGGNDGTSCLNSVERYNPKTNTWESVAPMNIRRSTHDLVAMDGWLYAVGGNDGSSSLNSIEKYNPRTNKWVAASCMFTRRSSVGVAVLELLNFPPPSSPTLSVSSTSL, from the exons ATGACATTGACCCCCAAGCCCTGGAGCAGCTGGTGCAGTACGCTTACACGGCTGAGATCGTGGTGGGCGAGGGGAACGTGCAG CCTGCTTCAGCTCAATGGTGTGCGGGATGCTTGCTGCAAGTTCCTCCTCAGCCAGCTCGACCCATCCAACTGCCTGGGGATCCGGGGTTTTGCTGACACGCACTCCTGCAGTGACCTCCTCAAGTCTGCGCACAAGTATGTCCTCCAACACTTCGTGGAGGTGTCCAAGACCGAGGAGTTCATGTTGCTGCCTCTTAAACAG GTGCTGGACCTCATTTCTAGTGACAGCCTCAACGTGCCATCGGAGGAGGAGGTGTACCGGGCTGTGCTCAGCTGGGTCAAACATGATGTGGACAGCAGAAGACAGCATGTCCCCAGG CTCATGAAGTGCGTGCGGCTGCCGCTGCTGAGCCGGGACTTCCTCATGAGCAACgtggacacggagctgctggtgCGGCACCACTCGGAGTGCAAGGACCTGCTGATCGAAGCCCTCAAGTACCACCTCATGCCGGAGCAGAGAGGGGTCCTCAGCAACAGCAGGACGAGGCCGCGGCGCTGTGAGGGGGCCAGCACTGTCCTCTTTGCTGTGG GTGGGGGGAGCCTGTTCGCCATCCATGGGGACTGCGAGGCCTATGACACGCGGACGGACCGGTGGCACATGGTGGCCTCCATGTCGACTCGCAGGGCCAGAGTGGGCGTCGCTGCCATTGGGAACAAGCTGTACGCCGTGGGCGG CTATGATGGGACCTCTGATTTGGCCACAGTGGAATCCTACGATCCTGTCACCAATTCCTGGCAACCTGAGGTCTCCatgggcaccaggaggagctgcctgGGTGTAGCAGCGCTTCACGGGCTTCTCTATGCTGCTGGGGGGTACGACGGGGCCTCATGCCTGAACAG cgcAGAGCGGTACGACCCTCTGACAGGCACCTGGACATCCATCGCTGCCATGAGCACCAGGAGACGCTACGTCCGGGTGGCAACGCTAG AAGGCAACCTGTATGCCGTTGGGGGATATGACAGCTCATCGCACTTAGCCACAGTAGAAAAGTATGAGCCCCAG ATCAACACCTGGACGCCCATTGCCAACATGCTGAGCCGCCGGAGCAGCGCAGGAGTGGCCGTGCTGGAGGGGATGCTCTACGTGGCTGGCGGCAATGATGGGACCAGCTGCCTTAACTCTGTTGAGCGCtacaaccccaaaaccaacacatGGGAGAGCGTGGCGCCCATGAACATCCGTAG GAGCACCCACGACCTGGTGGCCATGGATGGGTGGCTGTACGCAGTGGGGGGCAACGATGGGAGCTCCAGCCTGAACTCCATCGAGAAGTACAACCCCCGTACCAACAAGTGGGTAGCAGCCTCCTGCATGTTCACACGCCGGAGCAGCGTGGGGGTGGCTGTGCTGGAACTCCTCAACTTCCCGCCCCCCTCCTCGCCCACCCTGTCGGTGTCTTCGACGAGCCTTTGA